One Epidermidibacterium keratini DNA segment encodes these proteins:
- a CDS encoding SDR family oxidoreductase, producing the protein MADQFTFQDPSKMYADISPKAMTQPGPGLDSELRDRADLGEDTYRGSDRLTGRKALITGGDSGIGAAVAIAFAREGADVALSYLPDEQSDAERIAGLIEKAGRKAVLLPGDLTDRDYCVETVDSAADQLGGLDILVCNGGKQQHCEKLDDLPAEQFDETFKTNVYALFWMTQAALRHLQPGSTILATTSIQAYQPSANLLDYATTKASINTFCKGLSQQLAPRGIRVNTVAPGPIWTPLQTAGGQPTDDLPEFGKMTPLGRMGEPAELAPAYVFLASGESSYVVGETLNVNGGMLSP; encoded by the coding sequence ATGGCTGATCAGTTCACCTTCCAAGACCCCAGCAAGATGTACGCCGATATCTCGCCCAAGGCGATGACCCAGCCCGGCCCCGGACTGGACTCCGAGCTGCGCGACCGCGCGGACCTGGGCGAAGACACCTACCGCGGCAGCGACCGGCTCACCGGCCGCAAGGCGCTTATCACCGGTGGCGACTCCGGGATCGGCGCGGCCGTGGCGATCGCGTTCGCGCGCGAGGGCGCCGACGTGGCACTGTCCTACCTCCCCGACGAGCAGTCCGACGCCGAGCGCATTGCCGGCCTGATCGAGAAGGCCGGCCGCAAGGCGGTGCTCCTGCCCGGAGACCTGACCGACCGCGACTACTGCGTCGAGACCGTCGACTCCGCCGCCGACCAGCTCGGTGGGCTCGACATCCTCGTCTGTAACGGCGGCAAGCAACAGCACTGCGAGAAGCTCGACGACCTGCCCGCCGAGCAGTTCGACGAGACGTTCAAGACCAACGTCTACGCACTGTTCTGGATGACCCAGGCCGCGCTGCGTCACCTGCAGCCCGGCTCAACAATCCTTGCCACCACGTCGATCCAGGCCTACCAGCCCTCGGCCAACCTGCTGGACTACGCGACGACGAAGGCCTCCATCAACACTTTCTGCAAGGGGCTCTCCCAGCAGCTCGCTCCGCGCGGCATCCGCGTCAACACCGTGGCCCCCGGGCCGATCTGGACGCCGCTGCAGACCGCCGGCGGTCAGCCCACCGACGACCTGCCCGAGTTCGGCAAGATGACGCCGCTGGGTCGGATGGGTGAGCCGGCAGAGCTCGCACCGGCGTACGTCTTCCTGGCCTCCGGCGAGTCGAGCTACGTCGTCGGCGAGACGCTCAACGTCAACGGCGGGATGCTGTCGCCGTAA
- a CDS encoding lysophospholipid acyltransferase family protein, whose product MPDQHLRTDWMLRHVAIGPLFRALSRMQVEGREHIPKTGAVIIAANHLSAMDALAVPLAVGRPTTFLGKAEYFSMPGIKGKLMAGFMERVGTIPVDRKQGRAALLSLDSAQQALEAGRAFAMHPEGTRSPDGRLYRGRTGVARLSLVTGSPVVPCGITGTDKLQTAGSRRLRPAKVTVSFGPELSPAAYTSGPMAVRSRDMTVDIMKAIQALSGQEYVDSFSPGPRAPTDPPIA is encoded by the coding sequence ATGCCTGACCAGCACCTGCGCACGGACTGGATGCTGCGCCACGTCGCAATCGGTCCGCTGTTTCGCGCGCTGTCCCGCATGCAGGTCGAGGGCCGCGAACACATCCCGAAGACCGGGGCCGTCATCATCGCCGCCAACCATCTGTCAGCGATGGACGCGCTCGCTGTGCCGCTCGCCGTCGGACGGCCGACGACCTTCCTCGGCAAGGCCGAGTACTTCTCGATGCCTGGTATCAAAGGAAAGTTGATGGCCGGCTTCATGGAGCGGGTCGGTACGATCCCGGTCGACCGCAAGCAGGGCCGCGCCGCGCTGCTGTCGCTGGACTCCGCTCAGCAGGCGCTCGAGGCCGGTCGCGCATTTGCGATGCATCCCGAAGGCACTCGCTCTCCGGATGGCCGGCTCTACCGCGGCCGCACGGGAGTGGCGCGGCTGTCGCTGGTCACCGGATCGCCCGTCGTACCCTGCGGAATCACCGGCACCGACAAGCTGCAGACCGCCGGTTCTCGTCGGCTGCGCCCGGCCAAGGTGACGGTCAGCTTCGGACCTGAGCTAAGCCCGGCGGCATACACCTCCGGGCCTATGGCGGTGCGCAGCCGCGACATGACCGTCGACATCATGAAGGCGATCCAGGCCCTGTCTGGCCAGGAGTACGTCGACTCCTTCTCCCCCGGCCCGCGGGCCCCCACCGACCCGCCGATCGCCTGA